CCTGCATGCACGCCTCGGAGGCGTAGAGCTTGGCCATCCCCGCCTCGAGGTCGCTGCGCCGCCCCTCATCGATGCCGGCGGCCGCGTCGAGCACCAGCAGTCGGGAGGCGTGCACCTTCGTCGCCATGTCGGCGAGCAGGTTGCCGACCGACTGGTGCTCCCAGATCGGGGTGCCGAAGGTCTCGCGCTGCTGGGCGTAGGCGAGCGCGTCGTCCAGCGCCGCCTGCCCGACGCCGACGGCACGCGCAGCGACCTGCACCCGGCCGAGCTCGAGACCAGCCATGAACTGGCCGAAGCCGCGCCCCTCCTCTCCGCCGAGCAGCGCGCCGGCCGGCACTCGCGACCCGGCGAAGGACAGCTCGCAGGACTCGACGCCGCGGTAGCCCAGCTTGGGCAGGTCGCGGGAGACGTCCACCTGGCCCGGCTCGACGAGCAGGATGCTGATCCCCCGGTGCCGTGGCTGCGCCTGCGGGTCGGTCTTCACCAGGGTCGCGATCAGCCCGGCGTGGCGGGCGTTGGTGATCCACGTCTTGGTGCCGTCGACGACGTAGGAGTCGCCGTCCCGGACGGCGCGGGTGCGGATGTCCTGCAGGTCGGAGCCCCCGCTGGGCTCGGTGAGCGCCATCGCGGCACGGACCTCTCCTGTCGCCATCCGCGGCAGCCAGCGCTCCTGCTGCTCGGGCGTGCCGTACGTGGCGAGCAGGCGGGCGACGACGCTGTGGCCGCCCATCGCACCGGCCAGGCTCATCCAGCCGCGGGCGAGCTCAGCCGTGACGAGCGCGAAGCAGCGGGTGGAGACAGCGGACTCGCTCCACCGTGCCGGGACGGCGAGCCCGAAGACCCCCATCTCCTTCATCTGGTCGATGAGCGCGGCGGGGTACTCCTGGGCCCGCTCCAGCCGGCCGGCGTGCGGGCGCACCTCGCGGTCGACCCAGCGCGCGACGGTCTCGACGATCGCCTGCTCGTCCTCGGGGAGGTCGCGCGCGGTCATCGGTTCAGCTGTCCACGGGGCGGGCGCCGAGCTGGGCACGGAGCAGGGACAGCGCCGCCTGCTCCTGGTCGACGACCGGCTCGGGCGCCCCGCCGGCCGCGGCCGAGACGTCGGCTGCGCGCTCGGCCATGAGCTCGCTGGCCTCCGCGGCCTCGGCGGCGCGCGCCGCCTCCCGGGCCTGCTCCGGCGGGACGGCCGGGCCCGAGGCGGTCGCGGCACCCTCGACGACGGCGTCGACCCGCCAGCGGACGCCGAGCAGCTCGTTGAGCGCCTCCCGGATGACGTCCTTGTTCAGGTCGTCGCCCAAGCGCCGGGCCAGCGCCGGCGACGAGGTCGAGAGGGTGAGGACGCCGTTGGTCAGCTGGTGGACCTGGGCGTTCTTGAGCAGCGCCTCGGTGGTGCGCTTGTGCCGCTTGACGACGGCGAGCAGCTCGGGCCACATCCGGCGGACGTCGGTGGTGGTGAGCTCGCCGTCCTCGGCCGCCGGTTCGGGGTTCGCCGAGACCACCGGCGTCGGCTCACCGCCACGCGGCGCGGGTGAGGACTCGGCCGCGGCCCGGGGCGGACCGGCAGCCGGGGCCGCCCCCCGCCCGGCGGCGTCGGTGCGCGCAGCCGCGGCCCGGGCCGCGGCGGGATCGGCGGCGTGCGGCCAGTCCTCGTCGTCGGTGGGCTCGGGCGGGAGCGGGATGTCCGGCTCGCCCGCGACCGCGCGCGGCGGTGTCCGCTCGGCCGGCGGACCAGCCGGCGCGCCCGCTGCTGGTGCGGCCGCTGCTGGTGCGGCCGCGGCAGGTGCGGCGGCCGGCTTGGCCCGGCCCGAGCCCGGCCGCACCGTCTCGGGCCAGTCGTCGGCGGCCGGGGCGGGCGCAGCGGCCGCGGGGGCGGCGGCCGCCGGAGCCTCGCTGCGCCGCGACGGGCGGACGTACTCCTTGCGCGCGCCCGTGCCCGCGGCGGGCTCTGCGGGCGGAACCGACGGTGTAGCGGCCGGGGCTGGCGCGGCCCGCGGTGCCTCGCGGACCGGGGCCGCAGGCGCCTCGCGGACCGGGGCCGCGGGTGCCTCGCGGACCGGGGCCGCGGGTGCCTCGCGGACGGGGGCCGTCGGCGCCTCGCGTACGCCCTCGGGGCGCCCGGCGTGCTCGCCCGCGATGGACATCCGCCGCTCGAGCCGCTCCAGCCGCTGGAGGGTGGCCGCCGCCGAGCCGTCGGTGGCCGGCAGCAGCA
The DNA window shown above is from Blastococcus colisei and carries:
- a CDS encoding DNA polymerase III subunit gamma and tau: MALALYRKYRPATFAEVVGQEHVTTPLMNAVDGGRINHAYLFSGPRGCGKTSSARILARSLNCEQGPTSTPCGVCESCIALAPDGPGSLDVMEIDAASHGGVDDARDLRERAFFAPVSSRYKVYIVDEAHMVTTQGFNALLKVVEEPPDFLVFVFATTEPEKVLPTIRSRTHHYPFRLVPPTTLRGLLEKTCEAEGVTVEPTVYPLVVRAGGGSVRDSLSILDQLLAGAGPEGVTYKSAVGLLGVTDDALLDETIDALAAHDAPAVFRAVDRVVEAGHDPRRFATDLLDRLRDLIVLDAVPDAGGNGLLDCPPDRLDLMNQQASALGSATLSRMADTVHEGLTEMRGTTAPRLLLELVCARMLLPATDGSAAATLQRLERLERRMSIAGEHAGRPEGVREAPTAPVREAPAAPVREAPAAPVREAPAAPVREAPRAAPAPAATPSVPPAEPAAGTGARKEYVRPSRRSEAPAAAAPAAAAPAPAADDWPETVRPGSGRAKPAAAPAAAAPAAAAPAAGAPAGPPAERTPPRAVAGEPDIPLPPEPTDDEDWPHAADPAAARAAAARTDAAGRGAAPAAGPPRAAAESSPAPRGGEPTPVVSANPEPAAEDGELTTTDVRRMWPELLAVVKRHKRTTEALLKNAQVHQLTNGVLTLSTSSPALARRLGDDLNKDVIREALNELLGVRWRVDAVVEGAATASGPAVPPEQAREAARAAEAAEASELMAERAADVSAAAGGAPEPVVDQEQAALSLLRAQLGARPVDS
- a CDS encoding acyl-CoA dehydrogenase family protein is translated as MTARDLPEDEQAIVETVARWVDREVRPHAGRLERAQEYPAALIDQMKEMGVFGLAVPARWSESAVSTRCFALVTAELARGWMSLAGAMGGHSVVARLLATYGTPEQQERWLPRMATGEVRAAMALTEPSGGSDLQDIRTRAVRDGDSYVVDGTKTWITNARHAGLIATLVKTDPQAQPRHRGISILLVEPGQVDVSRDLPKLGYRGVESCELSFAGSRVPAGALLGGEEGRGFGQFMAGLELGRVQVAARAVGVGQAALDDALAYAQQRETFGTPIWEHQSVGNLLADMATKVHASRLLVLDAAAGIDEGRRSDLEAGMAKLYASEACMQVALDAMRIHGAAGYSAELDVERYFRDAPLMIVGEGTNEIQRNVIVRRLVERSRET